The window CACCGACGGTTCAGTTTCGGCCCCATAGTCCGGTACGCATCATGGGAGAGATCGCGCTTCGCAACGAGGAGAAGGTCGGCCTGCTGGCAGCATTGGTGCTGCACGGCGCGCTGGTGACCGTGCTGCTCATGCAGACGGTGCGCTCCGAGGTCGCGGTGTTCCCTGATCGCATGACGGTGAGCCTTGCGACCGAAGTGGGGTTGGAGGCGCAATCGCCCGATCCGGTGGCCGAGAGCCGCGCGGCCATCGCCCCGACGCTGGCGGAGGATCCCGCGCCCGCGCCTGAAGCGGCCAAGCCCGCGCCGCCCACCCGCGTCCAGCCCGCCCCGCCGCCGAAGCCCGTCACCCGCACCGCCACCCAGCAGCCCGCGCCGACGCGTGACCGCTCGCGCCCTGATCGCACCGCGCCAAAGCCCGCCGCCACGCCTGCCAAGGCGGCGGCCAAGGGCGGGGGCAGCCGGATCGGGGACGACTTCCTCGAAGGCAAGGGCAGCTCCACCACCACCACCGAAACCCGCGCCCCTGCGGCCAAGTTCGGCGCGCAGGAGGCTGCGGACCTGCGCTCGGCGATCACCCGCCAGATCAAGCGCAACTGGACGGCGCCCAACGGGGTGGAGGCCGAATTGCTGGTGTCGGTGGTCAGCTGGAAGCTCAATCCCGACGGGACGCTCAAGGGCCGCCCGACGTGCCGCACCAACCCGAGCAGCATCACCGAAGCCAACCGTCCGCAGGCCGCGCTCCATT is drawn from Erythrobacter sp. and contains these coding sequences:
- a CDS encoding energy transducer TonB encodes the protein MGEIALRNEEKVGLLAALVLHGALVTVLLMQTVRSEVAVFPDRMTVSLATEVGLEAQSPDPVAESRAAIAPTLAEDPAPAPEAAKPAPPTRVQPAPPPKPVTRTATQQPAPTRDRSRPDRTAPKPAATPAKAAAKGGGSRIGDDFLEGKGSSTTTTETRAPAAKFGAQEAADLRSAITRQIKRNWTAPNGVEAELLVSVVSWKLNPDGTLKGRPTCRTNPSSITEANRPQAALHCERAIRAVQLADFSKLPDQFYSRWDDLEWQFDRRL